Proteins found in one Candidatus Amarolinea dominans genomic segment:
- a CDS encoding CoA ester lyase: protein MARVRRSLLFMPGDSLRKIEKATRLPTDSIIMDLEDGVAFSRKAEARATIVEALAGLDFGSRERLVRINPVGSGLETADLDAVMTGRPDGLVLPKVESAGQVQKVSEALARVEHAQGWPAGAVRMLVIVETALGVMNVREIAQADDRVDALMFGAEDLAGDMGATRTAEGWEVFYARSAVVTAAAAYRRQAIDTVFVDLNDMDGLQRECQRAMQMGYTGKMAIHPRQVEVINAAFTPSAEAVAQARRLIEAHARQQAAGTGAFAYEGKMVDMPLIRAAEQVIARAGLVGSGS from the coding sequence ATGGCCCGCGTCCGACGTTCCCTTTTGTTCATGCCCGGCGACAGTCTACGCAAAATCGAAAAAGCCACGCGGCTGCCGACCGACAGCATCATTATGGACTTGGAAGATGGCGTGGCGTTCAGCCGTAAGGCCGAGGCGCGGGCCACGATTGTGGAAGCCCTGGCCGGCCTTGATTTTGGCAGCCGCGAGCGCCTGGTGCGCATCAACCCGGTTGGCTCTGGGTTGGAGACGGCTGATCTGGATGCGGTGATGACCGGCCGACCGGATGGCCTGGTCTTGCCCAAGGTAGAATCTGCCGGCCAGGTACAAAAGGTCAGCGAGGCCCTGGCGCGGGTCGAACACGCGCAGGGATGGCCTGCGGGCGCAGTGCGCATGTTGGTGATCGTGGAAACGGCGCTGGGCGTCATGAACGTGCGCGAGATTGCCCAGGCAGATGACCGCGTGGATGCGTTGATGTTCGGCGCGGAGGACCTGGCCGGTGACATGGGCGCGACGCGCACGGCCGAAGGCTGGGAAGTGTTTTATGCGCGCAGCGCGGTGGTGACCGCGGCCGCGGCCTATCGCCGGCAGGCGATTGACACCGTCTTTGTAGATTTGAACGACATGGATGGCCTGCAGCGGGAATGTCAGCGCGCCATGCAGATGGGATATACCGGCAAGATGGCGATTCACCCGCGCCAGGTCGAGGTGATCAACGCCGCGTTTACCCCGTCGGCTGAGGCGGTGGCTCAGGCGCGGCGCCTGATCGAAGCCCACGCTCGTCAGCAGGCCGCAGGCACCGGCGCCTTTGCCTACGAAGGCAAGATGGTGGACATGCCGCTGATTCGCGCGGCCGAGCAGGTCATCGCGCGGGCCGGCCTGGTCGGTTCCGGGTCTTAG
- a CDS encoding CBS domain-containing protein, with the protein MTIRSIMTTNVFVVNEKAPLSDVARTIVECHLSGLPVVNDEGSMVGIISEKDVLREMHPLFRHLLESPTPSLAHSAKDEGFDDISGITAGEVMTRHVQTVSPDTPLLEAAGLMVLWTIRRLPVVEGGKLVGIVSQGDVYQSIFRRQFHMQPAPLE; encoded by the coding sequence GTGACCATTCGATCAATCATGACGACCAACGTGTTCGTGGTAAATGAAAAAGCGCCGCTCAGCGATGTGGCGCGTACCATTGTGGAGTGTCACCTGAGCGGTCTGCCTGTTGTCAATGACGAAGGCAGCATGGTCGGCATTATTTCAGAAAAGGACGTGCTGCGCGAAATGCACCCCCTCTTCCGGCACCTCCTGGAATCGCCTACCCCCAGCCTGGCTCATTCGGCCAAAGATGAGGGTTTCGATGACATCAGCGGCATCACGGCCGGTGAGGTGATGACCCGTCATGTACAGACGGTTTCTCCGGACACTCCGCTGTTGGAAGCCGCCGGCCTGATGGTGCTCTGGACCATTCGACGCCTACCCGTGGTCGAAGGCGGCAAACTGGTGGGGATCGTCAGTCAGGGCGATGTCTATCAGTCCATCTTCAGGCGTCAGTTCCATATGCAGCCCGCGCCCCTGGAATAG
- a CDS encoding hydroxymethylglutaryl-CoA synthase translates to MLKPNRDVGLVGHGAYVPRYRLAGEEIARVWRGKDAGWPVKQKAVAGIDEDTATMSIEAARNAMWRAAIDPKELKALWVGSESHPYAVKPTSTIVAEFLGASPETLAADWEFGGKAGTEALQACIALVGSGMADYAMCIGMDAAQGRPGDALEYTTAAGGAAVIVGPAEESVAIIEGSISYVTHSMDIWRRPGARYYSNALRSTGSEAYNDHVKAAASQLLSELGRSAADYQHVIFHQPDNKVPRRAAEALGFSYDQYAAGFLVEDIGSTHAGSVLLSLSAVLDVATAGERILVVSFGAGAGSDAFSLVVTDRIYAPRLAAPCVSDYVKRRRDIDYATYARFQGKFYSN, encoded by the coding sequence ATGCTCAAGCCCAATCGGGATGTCGGTCTCGTCGGTCATGGCGCCTACGTGCCCCGTTACCGCCTGGCCGGCGAAGAGATTGCGCGGGTCTGGCGCGGAAAAGACGCCGGCTGGCCTGTCAAACAAAAGGCGGTAGCCGGAATTGATGAAGATACCGCCACCATGTCTATCGAAGCGGCGCGCAATGCCATGTGGCGCGCCGCGATTGACCCCAAAGAGCTGAAGGCGCTGTGGGTGGGCAGCGAATCTCACCCCTACGCGGTCAAACCAACCAGTACGATCGTAGCCGAATTTCTGGGCGCCTCGCCCGAAACCCTTGCCGCCGATTGGGAATTTGGCGGCAAGGCCGGCACCGAGGCGCTGCAGGCCTGCATCGCCCTGGTCGGCTCTGGCATGGCTGACTACGCCATGTGCATCGGCATGGACGCCGCGCAAGGACGCCCCGGCGACGCCCTGGAGTACACCACCGCAGCCGGCGGCGCGGCCGTCATCGTTGGGCCGGCGGAAGAGAGCGTGGCCATCATCGAAGGCTCCATCTCCTACGTCACCCATAGCATGGACATCTGGCGGCGCCCCGGTGCGCGCTACTACAGTAACGCCTTGCGCTCCACCGGCTCCGAAGCCTACAACGACCATGTCAAAGCAGCCGCCAGCCAACTGTTGAGTGAACTGGGGCGCAGCGCCGCCGACTACCAGCACGTGATCTTCCATCAGCCAGACAACAAAGTCCCGCGACGCGCCGCGGAAGCCTTAGGTTTTTCCTACGACCAATATGCCGCGGGGTTCCTGGTTGAGGATATCGGCAGCACTCATGCCGGTTCGGTCCTGCTTAGTCTCAGCGCCGTTCTGGATGTGGCCACGGCTGGCGAACGCATCCTGGTGGTGTCATTTGGCGCGGGCGCCGGCAGTGACGCCTTTTCCCTGGTGGTCACTGACCGCATCTACGCCCCGCGCTTAGCCGCGCCCTGTGTCAGCGATTATGTCAAGCGTCGTCGGGACATTGATTACGCAACCTATGCCAGGTTTCAAGGCAAGTTTTATTCCAATTAG
- a CDS encoding thiolase domain-containing protein, translated as MRDAYIIGVGQTAVGRHNDLSLRVMAARAVEAAMHDAGAESVEGLYVGNMLSGVLLNQQHLGALIADAAGLRGIDAATAEAACGSGGAAVRWGVMAIASGQHDIVAVCGVEKLTATDPRITTRGLAMAADYDEEASHGVSFVALNAMIMRRYLYEYNLIPEDLAYFPINAHHNGARNPNAMFQKAVDMRTYRRSPVVADPIRVLDASPICDGAAALIICSGDRMAEIKASGRPFARVLASANATDSVAVHSRATPMFLQASYLSSRRAYAQAGLEPQDINFFEAHDAFSVMAALSLEACGFAGPGKAHEMAKEGEITTEGRLPMSTMGGLKARGHPVGATGVYQVVEAYLQLTGRAGPNQVQNAAIGMTQNIGGSGATVATHILQRMN; from the coding sequence ATGCGCGATGCCTACATCATCGGCGTCGGCCAGACAGCCGTCGGGCGCCATAACGATCTGAGCCTGCGGGTCATGGCAGCACGCGCCGTCGAAGCCGCCATGCACGATGCCGGGGCTGAGTCGGTGGAAGGTTTGTATGTCGGCAACATGCTGTCGGGCGTCCTGCTCAACCAGCAGCACCTGGGCGCACTCATCGCGGACGCGGCAGGCCTGCGCGGCATTGACGCCGCCACCGCCGAGGCCGCCTGCGGATCGGGCGGGGCAGCGGTACGCTGGGGCGTCATGGCAATTGCCAGCGGGCAGCATGACATCGTCGCGGTCTGCGGCGTCGAGAAACTGACCGCCACCGATCCACGGATCACGACACGTGGTTTGGCCATGGCCGCCGACTACGATGAGGAAGCCTCGCATGGCGTCAGCTTCGTGGCCCTCAACGCCATGATCATGCGCCGCTACCTCTACGAGTATAACCTGATCCCCGAAGACCTGGCCTATTTCCCCATCAACGCCCATCACAACGGCGCACGCAACCCCAACGCCATGTTCCAGAAGGCGGTTGATATGCGCACCTACCGGCGTTCACCGGTGGTAGCCGATCCGATTCGCGTGCTGGACGCCTCCCCCATCTGCGATGGCGCGGCCGCGCTGATTATTTGCTCGGGGGACCGCATGGCGGAGATCAAGGCCAGCGGCCGGCCGTTCGCACGTGTGCTGGCCTCGGCCAATGCCACCGATTCGGTCGCCGTTCACAGCCGTGCAACGCCCATGTTCCTGCAGGCCTCGTACCTCTCCAGCCGCCGGGCCTATGCACAGGCGGGCCTCGAACCACAGGACATCAACTTCTTCGAGGCGCACGACGCCTTCAGCGTGATGGCGGCGCTTTCCCTGGAGGCTTGCGGCTTTGCCGGGCCGGGTAAGGCGCACGAGATGGCCAAAGAGGGGGAGATCACCACCGAAGGCCGCCTGCCCATGTCAACCATGGGGGGCCTCAAGGCACGCGGCCACCCCGTCGGCGCCACCGGTGTTTATCAGGTCGTGGAGGCCTACCTGCAACTGACCGGCCGCGCCGGCCCCAACCAGGTGCAGAATGCGGCCATCGGCATGACGCAAAACATCGGCGGCAGCGGCGCCACGGTCGCCACCCATATTCTGCAACGGATGAACTAA
- the murJ gene encoding murein biosynthesis integral membrane protein MurJ has protein sequence MTHVKQNSATQNTSMARAAALVMGFFIVSRALGLLREVVIGAQFGTSAELDAYLAAFRVPDLLFQLVAGGALGSAFIPTFAARLLQGDRAKAWRLASAVANLMALLLTLTAILAAVSAPWLVRHLLAPGFSAAQQALTVSLMRLMLISTIIFGISGLVMGALNAMQHFLAPAAAPIIYNLAIIGGAWLLGGALGVRGLAIGVLVGAAGHLLVQIPALVRLGARYFPLLDVHDAGVREIGRLMAPRVLGLAAVQLNFWVNTILASGLPEGRLAALNYGWLLMLLPQGIFAQAVATVVFPTFATQVAQHNLAALRSTFTTALRTILFFTLPAAIGLILLARPLITVLLQRNAFTAASTALVVTALQLYALGLVGHSVVEVAARAFYALHDTATPVVIGVGAMLLNIVLSLLLLGPLQHGGLALANSIATTIEMVALLWLLRRRLGGLQAGMLAPALWRTALASTALGIVVWGWQQAPGVSGAWLKVLLCLPLGVGVYLTVAWLAQAEELQAIRHLLRR, from the coding sequence ATGACGCACGTCAAACAGAACAGCGCAACACAAAACACCAGCATGGCGCGCGCCGCGGCCCTGGTCATGGGCTTCTTCATCGTCAGCCGCGCCCTGGGGCTGCTGCGAGAAGTGGTCATCGGCGCGCAATTTGGCACCAGCGCCGAGCTTGATGCTTACCTGGCGGCCTTCCGCGTGCCAGATCTGCTCTTTCAACTGGTGGCCGGCGGCGCGCTTGGCTCGGCCTTCATCCCCACGTTTGCCGCACGCCTGCTGCAAGGAGACCGCGCCAAAGCCTGGCGGCTGGCGAGTGCTGTTGCCAACTTGATGGCTCTCCTGCTGACGCTAACCGCCATCCTGGCCGCGGTGAGCGCGCCCTGGCTGGTGCGTCACCTGTTGGCGCCTGGCTTCAGCGCGGCGCAGCAGGCGCTGACCGTCAGCCTCATGCGCCTGATGCTCATCTCAACGATCATTTTTGGGATCAGCGGCCTGGTGATGGGCGCGCTCAATGCGATGCAACACTTCCTGGCGCCGGCCGCCGCACCGATCATCTACAACCTGGCGATCATCGGCGGGGCCTGGTTGTTGGGCGGCGCCCTGGGCGTGCGCGGCCTGGCCATCGGGGTGCTGGTGGGCGCGGCCGGCCATCTGTTGGTGCAGATACCCGCGCTCGTGCGCCTGGGCGCCCGCTACTTCCCGCTGTTGGACGTGCATGATGCCGGCGTGCGCGAGATCGGCCGCCTGATGGCGCCCCGCGTGCTGGGACTGGCCGCGGTACAGCTCAACTTCTGGGTGAATACCATCCTGGCGTCCGGTCTGCCCGAAGGTCGCCTGGCCGCGCTCAACTACGGTTGGTTGCTCATGCTCTTGCCGCAGGGTATCTTTGCCCAGGCCGTGGCCACCGTCGTCTTTCCCACCTTTGCCACGCAGGTTGCCCAGCACAACCTGGCGGCCCTACGCAGCACCTTCACCACGGCCCTGCGCACCATTCTTTTCTTCACCCTGCCGGCGGCCATTGGCCTGATCCTGCTGGCGCGCCCGCTGATTACGGTGCTCTTGCAGCGCAACGCGTTCACCGCGGCCTCCACGGCCCTGGTGGTGACCGCCCTGCAACTGTATGCGCTTGGGTTGGTGGGACATTCGGTGGTTGAAGTGGCGGCGCGCGCCTTCTACGCGCTGCACGACACCGCCACCCCGGTCGTGATCGGTGTGGGCGCCATGCTGCTCAACATCGTGCTCAGCCTGCTTCTGCTGGGGCCGCTGCAACATGGAGGCCTGGCCCTGGCGAACAGCATCGCCACCACGATCGAGATGGTCGCACTTCTCTGGCTGTTACGCCGGCGCTTGGGCGGGCTGCAGGCCGGGATGCTGGCGCCGGCGCTCTGGCGCACCGCCCTGGCCAGCACCGCCCTGGGGATCGTCGTCTGGGGATGGCAACAGGCGCCGGGAGTGTCCGGCGCCTGGTTGAAGGTGCTGCTTTGCCTGCCCCTCGGCGTCGGCGTCTATCTGACCGTCGCCTGGCTGGCACAGGCGGAGGAGTTGCAGGCCATCCGACACTTGCTCCGCCGCTAA
- a CDS encoding NAD-dependent epimerase/dehydratase family protein: MRILVTGGAGFIGSHVTDVMLAAGHEVIVVDNLSSGKRANLNPQVSAFYELDILDADGLQQVFAAHRPHAVSHQAALANVRESLHEPARYAEVNLLGSINLLEAARRHDCQRIIYASTGGACYGEPLFVPVTEDHPINPLDPYGASKHAVEHYLYLYQHNYGLAYTILRYPNVYGPRQDPLGEAGVIAIFTGAMLAGREVTINGSGEQVRDFVYVGDIARGNLLALQTPGSAIYNLGSAVGTSVNTIFAELQGATQYPLAPHYGPAKLGEVSRTYLDASQARRDLGWEPRMSLHDGLRLTADSFR; the protein is encoded by the coding sequence ATGCGTATTTTGGTCACTGGCGGCGCCGGCTTTATCGGCTCGCATGTCACCGATGTGATGTTGGCTGCTGGTCATGAGGTCATTGTGGTGGACAACCTCAGCTCGGGCAAACGCGCCAATCTGAACCCACAGGTCTCTGCATTCTACGAACTTGACATCCTGGACGCGGACGGTTTGCAACAGGTTTTTGCCGCGCACCGACCGCACGCGGTCTCACACCAGGCGGCCCTGGCCAACGTGCGCGAATCGCTGCACGAGCCGGCGCGCTATGCCGAGGTCAACCTGCTCGGTTCGATCAACCTGCTGGAAGCGGCGCGGCGCCATGACTGCCAGCGCATCATCTACGCCTCCACCGGCGGCGCCTGCTATGGCGAGCCGCTCTTTGTGCCGGTCACCGAAGATCACCCTATCAATCCGCTCGACCCCTACGGCGCCAGCAAGCATGCGGTCGAGCATTACCTCTATCTGTACCAACACAACTACGGCCTGGCCTACACGATCCTGCGCTATCCCAACGTCTATGGCCCGCGCCAGGACCCGTTGGGCGAAGCCGGCGTCATCGCCATCTTCACCGGCGCCATGCTTGCCGGCCGCGAGGTCACCATCAACGGCAGCGGCGAGCAGGTGCGTGATTTTGTTTACGTGGGCGACATTGCGCGTGGCAATCTGTTGGCCCTGCAAACACCCGGCAGCGCCATCTACAACCTGGGCAGCGCGGTGGGTACCAGTGTCAACACCATTTTTGCAGAACTGCAAGGGGCCACCCAATACCCCCTGGCGCCACACTACGGCCCGGCCAAGCTGGGCGAAGTCTCGCGCACTTACCTGGACGCCAGCCAGGCCCGTCGTGACCTGGGGTGGGAACCCCGAATGAGTTTGCACGACGGCCTGCGCCTGACCGCTGACAGCTTCCGATAA
- a CDS encoding cobalamin-dependent protein (Presence of a B(12) (cobalamin)-binding domain implies dependence on cobalamin itself, in one of its several forms, or in some unusual lineages, dependence on a cobalamin-like analog.) yields the protein MYPIAPGGAKLLLISPPDHEHREWRGTQPLGIAYLAGYLRQHGARADLLDGNWGDHPLPLDEIVAYALAGEYETVGISLLTATIPTARALSQRLKAQRPRLQIIWGGYHPTFAPYESLNDFPEIDIVVRGEGEATLLELLQAQQSGRPLAEVAGLGYREGKRIKLTPARPLLQNLDEIPFPARDLLPPVSSYPGFMDTVDQKPRIKASLISSRGCPFHCHFCSIITFYAASPGKSWRGRSVANVVDEMEQLARQGGVSHFEFQDDNFFVQPKRALEIAEALRARGVDFTFAFLTRADQIVKGEKYFPAFRQAGLRYVGAGLESGSQGSLDRLNKETTVEENSAPWASCGAMTWPPRWISSCSSQIPPSRTWNRIWTSSRVMACLAISRRSFCQRWPCFQARARVRRQRLPASHLAACMNRCPIIFKTRTPPRSRCCWIRPWRSLVRPGMSWSLTCRMN from the coding sequence ATGTATCCAATTGCACCGGGTGGCGCCAAGTTACTGTTGATCAGCCCGCCGGACCATGAACACCGGGAATGGCGGGGAACGCAGCCGCTTGGCATCGCCTATCTTGCGGGCTATTTACGCCAGCACGGCGCACGCGCCGACCTGCTGGACGGCAACTGGGGCGATCACCCGCTGCCGCTGGATGAGATCGTCGCCTATGCCCTCGCTGGCGAGTATGAAACGGTGGGCATCTCCCTGCTCACGGCCACCATCCCAACGGCGCGGGCGTTATCACAGCGCTTGAAGGCCCAGCGGCCGCGCTTGCAGATCATCTGGGGTGGTTATCATCCGACCTTTGCACCGTATGAATCGCTGAACGACTTCCCTGAAATTGACATCGTCGTGCGCGGTGAAGGGGAGGCGACGCTGCTCGAACTGCTGCAGGCCCAACAGAGCGGCCGACCCCTGGCAGAGGTGGCGGGCCTGGGCTACCGCGAGGGCAAGCGCATCAAGCTGACCCCTGCGCGCCCGCTTCTGCAAAACCTGGATGAGATACCGTTTCCGGCGCGTGATTTGCTGCCGCCGGTGAGCAGCTATCCCGGGTTTATGGACACGGTAGATCAAAAACCGCGCATCAAAGCGTCCCTCATTAGCAGCCGCGGCTGCCCCTTCCACTGTCATTTTTGCAGTATCATCACCTTTTATGCGGCATCGCCGGGCAAGAGCTGGCGGGGGCGCAGCGTGGCCAACGTGGTGGATGAAATGGAACAACTGGCGCGCCAGGGCGGCGTCAGTCACTTCGAGTTCCAGGATGACAACTTCTTCGTGCAGCCCAAGCGTGCGCTGGAAATTGCCGAAGCGTTGCGCGCGCGCGGTGTGGACTTCACATTTGCCTTTCTCACGCGCGCCGATCAGATCGTCAAAGGCGAGAAGTATTTCCCGGCCTTTCGGCAGGCGGGGTTGCGCTATGTGGGCGCCGGTCTGGAGAGCGGCAGCCAGGGCAGCCTGGATCGCCTGAACAAGGAAACCACGGTGGAGGAGAACAGCGCGCCCTGGGCATCCTGTGGGGCAATGACGTGGCCGCCCAGGTGGATTTCATCATGTTCGAGCCAAATACCACCATCGAGGACCTGGAACAGAATCTGGACTTCATCGAGAGTCATGGCCTGTTTGGCTATTTCCCGCCGATCATTCTGTCAACGCTGGCCCTGTTTCCAGGCACGCGCTCGCGTGAGGAGGCAGAGGCTGCCGGCATCGCATTTGGCAGCGTGCATGAATCGTTGCCCTATCATTTTCAAAACCAGGACGCCGCCCAGGTCAAGGTGCTGTTGGATCAGACCATGGCGATCTTTGGTGCGGCCTGGTATGAGCTGGTCATTGACCTGCAGGATGAATTAG
- a CDS encoding PqqD family protein, which translates to MTGLNDELTIHRREERLIARVIDGEAIIVDFKTGDHYSLNQIGTLVWEMADGQHSFQDIVASILERYDISEAQARADLSKLVSDMENENLVVLGEAPISS; encoded by the coding sequence GTGACCGGATTGAACGATGAATTGACCATTCACCGTCGTGAAGAACGATTGATTGCACGTGTCATTGATGGCGAAGCAATTATCGTAGACTTCAAGACCGGCGATCACTATAGCCTGAACCAGATCGGCACCCTCGTGTGGGAGATGGCGGACGGACAACATTCCTTTCAGGATATAGTAGCCTCTATTTTAGAGCGTTACGATATCAGTGAAGCGCAAGCCCGTGCAGACCTGAGCAAGCTGGTTTCCGACATGGAAAACGAAAATCTTGTGGTGCTTGGCGAAGCTCCAATCTCCAGCTAG